The following proteins come from a genomic window of Iamia sp. SCSIO 61187:
- a CDS encoding TetR/AcrR family transcriptional regulator produces MATEGVRPSSRAALVDAAFEEFSTKGYEAATVAGIAERAGVTTGAVYAHFSGKLDLLIATVGLAPVEAILRTAGDIATLPWAEASKVIIRSMTTRPDRRRLLLLDVIVVARRDPQVAGILQRGLGRYLDAMTTTNDEAVAHGLIEPAVSTDDLARVMALLSMGMLVFAALEEAPPSDVAFARLADLLLRSAGSDDDRSPALARVRTRAAAVDEARHSLHAGIAEAVAEGHSLRQVGAAAGMSHERVRQVLRQADTRGDERVAGRSASPGDGP; encoded by the coding sequence ATGGCCACCGAGGGCGTCCGCCCCAGCTCCCGCGCCGCCCTGGTGGACGCCGCCTTCGAGGAGTTCTCCACCAAGGGCTACGAGGCGGCCACCGTGGCGGGCATCGCCGAGCGGGCCGGCGTGACCACCGGTGCGGTGTACGCCCACTTCTCGGGCAAGCTCGACCTCCTGATCGCCACCGTGGGCCTGGCCCCGGTCGAGGCCATCCTCCGCACCGCGGGTGACATCGCCACCCTCCCGTGGGCCGAGGCGTCGAAGGTGATCATCCGGTCGATGACCACCCGCCCCGACCGGCGCCGGCTGCTGCTCCTGGACGTCATCGTCGTCGCCCGCCGGGACCCGCAGGTGGCGGGGATCCTCCAGCGCGGCCTCGGCCGGTACCTCGACGCCATGACGACCACCAACGACGAGGCCGTGGCCCACGGCCTGATCGAGCCGGCGGTCAGCACCGACGACCTGGCCCGGGTCATGGCCCTGCTCTCCATGGGGATGCTGGTCTTCGCCGCCCTGGAGGAGGCGCCGCCCTCCGACGTCGCCTTCGCCCGCCTGGCCGACCTGCTGCTCCGATCGGCCGGGTCCGACGACGACCGCTCCCCCGCCCTGGCCCGGGTGCGGACCCGGGCGGCGGCGGTCGACGAGGCGCGCCACTCGCTCCACGCCGGCATCGCCGAGGCGGTGGCCGAGGGCCACAGCCTCCGCCAGGTGGGTGCCGCCGCCGGGATGTCCCACGAGCGCGTCCGCCAGGTGCTCCGCCAGGCCGACACCCGGGGCGACGAGCGGGTCGCGGGCCGGTCCGCCTCGCCCGGCGACGGTCCCTAG
- a CDS encoding MFS transporter codes for MLLVALSGLFATTFPVTILTLAIPTIADDLGSTETTLAWVLTLPMVGSALALPILGKLGDLHGHRRVFLTGFALAVAFTALSATATSAPALIAWRTLGQIAGTSTMPSSLALINAVHVGERRAKAMGWWSMISAGAPVVGLTIGAPAIDVLGWPTLFLLQAALMVLPVAASWAILRETPRRAARFDVPGAASLAIGIGPLLVVASEARRWGILSPWTLALSAVAVAGLAAFVGVERRSPAPLVPLAFLRARSTGSTLVVTLLTGASYMGGFFLASLLVVQQFDYSLTSAVPILSIRPVLFAVMSPVGGRVTARVGARLSALAGCVVLGLGMAGLATGSALDSLPMVVVGGFVLQGTGYGLLRPAISTALADAVDEGDLGMAGAAERLAGQLGVVFGITILASLYAGDLDRFPLAFAVGAAFAVAAAVAAPGMARPVTPPGDGRRRVLVEGEAVG; via the coding sequence GTGCTCCTGGTCGCCCTGTCGGGCCTCTTCGCCACCACCTTCCCGGTCACCATCTTGACCCTGGCGATCCCGACCATCGCCGACGACCTCGGCAGCACGGAGACGACCCTGGCCTGGGTGCTGACCCTGCCGATGGTGGGCTCGGCGCTGGCCCTGCCCATCCTCGGCAAGCTGGGGGACCTCCACGGCCACCGGCGGGTCTTCCTCACCGGGTTCGCCCTGGCCGTCGCCTTCACCGCCCTCAGCGCCACGGCGACGAGCGCTCCCGCCCTCATCGCCTGGCGGACCCTGGGCCAGATCGCCGGCACGAGCACGATGCCGAGCTCGTTGGCCCTGATCAACGCGGTCCACGTCGGGGAGCGCCGGGCCAAGGCCATGGGCTGGTGGTCGATGATCTCGGCCGGCGCCCCCGTCGTCGGCCTCACCATCGGGGCCCCGGCCATCGACGTGCTGGGCTGGCCCACCCTCTTCCTCCTCCAGGCGGCCCTGATGGTGCTGCCGGTCGCGGCCTCGTGGGCGATCCTGCGCGAGACGCCCCGGCGGGCGGCCCGGTTCGACGTGCCGGGTGCCGCCAGCCTGGCGATCGGCATCGGGCCGCTGCTGGTGGTGGCGAGCGAGGCACGCCGGTGGGGGATCCTCAGCCCCTGGACGCTGGCGCTCTCGGCGGTGGCGGTGGCCGGGCTGGCCGCGTTCGTGGGCGTCGAGCGCCGGAGCCCCGCGCCGCTGGTGCCCCTGGCGTTCCTGCGCGCCCGGTCGACCGGTTCGACCCTGGTGGTGACGCTCCTCACCGGGGCCTCGTACATGGGGGGCTTCTTCCTGGCCTCGCTCCTGGTGGTGCAACAGTTCGACTACTCGCTCACCAGCGCCGTGCCCATCCTCAGCATCCGGCCGGTGCTGTTCGCCGTGATGTCACCCGTCGGGGGCCGGGTGACGGCCCGGGTCGGCGCCCGGCTCTCGGCCCTCGCCGGCTGCGTCGTGCTCGGCCTCGGCATGGCGGGCCTGGCGACGGGCTCGGCGCTCGACTCGCTGCCGATGGTCGTCGTCGGCGGGTTCGTCCTCCAGGGGACGGGCTACGGGTTGCTGCGGCCGGCGATCAGCACCGCCCTGGCCGACGCCGTCGACGAGGGCGACCTGGGCATGGCCGGCGCCGCCGAGCGCCTCGCCGGCCAGCTCGGCGTGGTCTTCGGCATCACGATCCTCGCCTCGCTCTACGCCGGTGACCTCGACCGGTTCCCGCTCGCCTTCGCCGTCGGTGCGGCCTTCGCCGTCGCCGCGGCCGTCGCCGCCCCGGGCATGGCGCGACCGGTCACGCCCCCCGGCGACGGCCGCCGCCGGGTCCTCGTCGAGGGCGAGGCGGTCGGCTGA
- a CDS encoding organic hydroperoxide resistance protein, with amino-acid sequence MNVLYSTTAHATGDGRNGHVASDDGLVDAEVRLPVELGGPGAATNPEQLFAAGYAACFHSALRLVAAQGGIDTADSAVSATVHLGSTETFPFGLAVDLDVSLPNASAEDARKAVEQAHEVCPYSNATRGNITVQLSVV; translated from the coding sequence ATGAACGTCCTCTACAGCACCACCGCCCACGCCACCGGCGACGGCCGCAACGGCCACGTCGCCTCCGACGACGGGCTCGTCGACGCCGAGGTCCGCCTGCCGGTCGAGCTGGGCGGTCCGGGTGCGGCCACCAACCCCGAGCAGCTCTTCGCCGCCGGCTACGCCGCCTGCTTCCACTCCGCGCTCCGCCTCGTCGCCGCCCAGGGAGGGATCGACACGGCCGACTCCGCGGTGTCGGCCACCGTGCACCTCGGCTCGACCGAGACCTTCCCGTTCGGCCTGGCCGTCGACCTCGACGTCAGCCTGCCCAACGCCTCCGCCGAGGACGCCCGCAAGGCCGTCGAGCAGGCCCACGAGGTGTGCCCCTACTCCAACGCCACCCGAGGCAACATCACCGTGCAGCTCAGCGTCGTGTGA
- a CDS encoding MarR family winged helix-turn-helix transcriptional regulator: protein MRDNLGTMARHPQLELDLQLCFPLYAASRALTRAYGPLLEPAGVTYPQYLALLALWSGPGSQTVGELGRRLRLDSGTLTPLLKRLEGAGLVTRRRDPDDERRVVVALTEAGDALQDDLAHVPGALVEQLGLTFEDGLALRSLVDRLIANLDAAAPTTPADPQDPS from the coding sequence GTGCGCGATAATCTCGGCACCATGGCCCGCCACCCCCAGCTCGAGCTCGACCTCCAGCTGTGCTTCCCCCTCTACGCCGCCTCCCGCGCCCTCACCCGGGCCTACGGCCCCCTCCTCGAACCGGCCGGCGTGACCTACCCCCAGTACCTCGCGCTGCTCGCCCTCTGGTCCGGCCCCGGGAGCCAGACCGTCGGCGAGCTGGGCCGGCGCCTCCGCCTCGACTCCGGCACCCTCACCCCCCTGCTCAAGCGGCTCGAGGGCGCCGGCCTGGTGACCCGCCGGCGCGACCCCGACGACGAGCGCCGCGTGGTCGTCGCCCTCACCGAGGCCGGCGACGCCCTCCAGGACGACCTGGCCCACGTGCCCGGCGCCCTCGTCGAGCAGCTCGGGCTCACCTTCGAGGACGGCCTCGCCCTCCGCTCGCTGGTCGATCGGCTGATCGCCAACCTCGATGCCGCCGCACCGACCACCCCCGCCGACCCCCAGGACCCCTCATGA
- a CDS encoding enoyl-CoA hydratase/isomerase family protein, producing MSPAADLPLAAPDLGSPHLAVHLDGRVLHLRIDRTERRNAFTQDMYRALKRAATWADQQAGLDAVCLTGTDEWFGAGGDMSGESADPEGLAAEWDPTEQFPFRHIERCSKVWVARINGLAHAGGLVLALHCDVTIASDRARFRAPELLRGIPDPFLVSRLVAAVGLPRAKTLLFTAREVDAAEAGAMGLVGRVVPHEELDAATTAALDGIARTGPAARAAVKKDLNGQLRPADVGLFADAIRSPEMVEGMTAFLERRAPDWPR from the coding sequence GTGAGCCCCGCCGCCGACCTCCCGCTCGCCGCCCCCGACCTCGGCTCGCCGCACCTGGCGGTGCACCTCGACGGGCGCGTCCTGCACCTCCGCATCGACCGGACCGAGCGCCGCAACGCCTTCACCCAGGACATGTACCGGGCCCTGAAGCGGGCGGCGACCTGGGCCGACCAGCAGGCGGGCCTCGACGCCGTCTGCCTCACCGGCACCGACGAGTGGTTCGGCGCCGGCGGCGACATGTCCGGGGAGTCGGCCGACCCCGAGGGCCTCGCCGCCGAGTGGGACCCCACCGAGCAGTTCCCGTTCCGCCACATCGAGCGGTGCTCGAAGGTGTGGGTGGCCCGGATCAACGGCCTGGCCCACGCCGGCGGCCTCGTCCTGGCCCTGCACTGCGACGTCACCATCGCCTCGGACCGGGCCCGGTTCCGTGCCCCCGAGCTCCTCCGGGGCATCCCCGACCCCTTCCTCGTCTCCCGGCTGGTGGCCGCCGTCGGGCTGCCCCGGGCCAAGACCCTGCTCTTCACCGCCCGGGAGGTCGACGCGGCCGAGGCCGGCGCCATGGGTCTGGTCGGGCGGGTCGTGCCCCACGAGGAGCTCGACGCGGCCACCACCGCGGCCCTGGACGGCATCGCCCGCACCGGACCGGCCGCCCGGGCCGCGGTCAAGAAGGACCTCAACGGCCAGCTGCGCCCCGCCGACGTCGGGCTCTTCGCCGACGCCATCCGGTCGCCCGAGATGGTCGAGGGCATGACCGCGTTCCTCGAGCGGCGCGCCCCCGACTGGCCCCGCTGA
- a CDS encoding amidohydrolase family protein, whose translation MTDLFDRFRVIDVDTHLTEPADVWTSRMPARLHDRVPHIERIDGKDVWMADGGFIGAPGFYSMAGWDGVLPASIPETYDDIAPSMYEPEARVALLDAEGIDAQVLYPNVGGFGNGYFTTLSDRSLALACVQAYNDFLTDWTSVAPDRLVAVTALPFWDVDLAVAELHRCHAKGHRAVNFCNQPSDHGMPPLAHRHWDPLWAAAQEAGLSVSFHVGGGSMGTQFEDVAEMGWMTNFAKVSSLIFLDNIRCVTDLIFGGVCHRFPDLRLVSVESGVGWIPAMLETCDWQWRNGGVGDEHPEYDLLPSEYFQRQIYGCFWFEEEAAVEALRRYPDNILYETDYPHPTCQHPGPRTPAQRPRDYATRALGGLPDDVLDKVLHANAARIYGL comes from the coding sequence ATGACCGACCTCTTCGACCGCTTCCGCGTCATCGACGTCGACACCCACCTGACCGAACCGGCCGACGTGTGGACGTCCCGCATGCCCGCCCGCCTCCACGACCGCGTCCCCCACATCGAGCGCATCGACGGCAAGGACGTGTGGATGGCCGACGGCGGCTTCATCGGCGCCCCCGGCTTCTACTCGATGGCCGGGTGGGACGGGGTCCTGCCGGCGTCGATCCCCGAGACCTACGACGACATCGCCCCGTCGATGTACGAGCCGGAGGCGCGCGTCGCCCTGCTCGACGCCGAGGGCATCGACGCCCAGGTCCTGTACCCCAACGTCGGCGGGTTCGGGAACGGGTACTTCACCACGCTCTCGGACCGCTCGCTGGCCCTGGCCTGCGTCCAGGCCTACAACGACTTCCTGACCGACTGGACCAGCGTCGCCCCCGACCGCCTGGTCGCGGTGACGGCCCTCCCGTTCTGGGACGTGGACCTGGCCGTGGCCGAGCTCCACCGCTGCCACGCCAAGGGTCACCGCGCCGTGAACTTCTGCAACCAGCCGTCGGACCACGGCATGCCGCCGCTGGCCCACCGGCACTGGGACCCCCTGTGGGCGGCGGCCCAGGAGGCGGGCCTCTCGGTCAGCTTCCACGTCGGTGGTGGGTCGATGGGCACCCAGTTCGAGGACGTCGCCGAGATGGGGTGGATGACCAACTTCGCCAAGGTGTCGTCGCTCATCTTCCTCGACAACATCCGCTGCGTGACCGACCTCATCTTCGGGGGCGTCTGCCACCGCTTCCCCGACCTGAGGCTGGTGTCGGTCGAGTCCGGCGTGGGCTGGATCCCCGCCATGTTGGAGACCTGCGACTGGCAGTGGCGCAACGGCGGCGTCGGCGACGAGCACCCCGAGTACGACCTGCTGCCCAGCGAGTACTTCCAGCGCCAGATCTACGGGTGCTTCTGGTTCGAGGAGGAGGCCGCCGTCGAGGCCCTCCGCCGCTACCCGGACAACATCCTCTACGAGACCGACTACCCCCACCCCACGTGCCAGCACCCCGGGCCCCGCACCCCGGCGCAGCGCCCGCGCGACTACGCCACCCGGGCGCTCGGCGGCCTGCCCGACGACGTCCTCGACAAGGTCCTGCACGCCAACGCGGCCCGCATCTACGGCCTGTGA